ATGGGTATGTTTGATAGGAAATAAAAGTGCCTTTTTAAAATGCAGGTTTATTTGTTTTTCTAGCCATTCATAACTTAAATAAGAACGATCATCAGAAAGTTGCTGATTCGTTTGATCAAGTAAGGTTTCTTCAAAATTAATTATAATAACACGATAATACGAGGATTTAATTATTCCGTAATCTTTACCATAATCTAACCAATTGATTAATTTTGCTTCTGCAGGTAGTTTTTTTTCACTTAATTGATAGAAAAAATCTTTCTTTTGATTTAAAAGATTTTCTGTTAATTTCAAGTTTTTATATAAAGTATAGGATAAGACAGTATTTGCTTGTTCAATAGCAAACTGTGAAAAAGGATAGGGAATTTGATCGGCTTTAAAAATAACTAGTAAATATGGGAAATAGGCACTGCTCATAATTGGAAAAACAGAAACTAATAGTGGGTTTTCTTCCTCGTCTTCTAAAAGGAAAGAATACTCTTTGCCTGAAGATTGGGCTTCTCTCAATTTAGGCTTTATTTTTTCAATGGTGGTATTTGAAAATTTAGGATCATTTTGAAGATGACGAGATTCTGCAACGACTTCAAGAAAAGGATTAATAAGTAATACAGGTCTTTTTAAAATACTTCCAAGATGTCTGGTTAAAGAGGTTAAAGTTGCTCCTTTAATCATCATATTTGAAAATTTTTGTTGAATATCTAGTGCGAAATTTAATTTTTCAGTTTCTGTGTCCCATAAATAGGATAATAATTGATGGGAAGTGGTACCCAAAGTAACGGTTGAGGGAATTTGAAGTACAGGAAAGCCTAATTCATCAGCAACAGCTAAAACCATTGGATCTAGCTCGTTAATGAAACGTCCTAACTTTATGCCGATTCCTGCTGCGGGTAGTGCATTTAATGACCGAAGCATATCACATAATCCTTTAGGGTCATCTTTGAAAACCATAGCTGTTGTCAGTAAAAAAACATTTTTAGGTAAATATGCGGCCACATCAGGAGTTTCAGAAATTTCAATTGTATCCACTATTTTAGTTAAATCTGCATGGCTGTTTAGAACTTGAATATTTGAAAAACGTGGAATTTGTAATAATTCGCCAATTGTTGTCATGAAAAATTCTCCTATCTCTTTGGTATTATTCTCCTATCTTACCGTTTTTTTTAAGTTAAAGCAATCTGAATTTAGTTAGTTTGAACGAATATAGTTTGTTTTATTGTTTGTATTGAACAAAGATTCACAAGTTGATTTCGATTAAAATAGTAGTGAGAACATGTCATTTAATTGCTAAATAGGCATTAAATTTTATGGAATTACGTTTAGTTTATACAAAAAAACAAATTTAATGAATACAATCAATCTATTTAGCTAGAAATTATTTAATTGGAGGAAAAAAATATGATTAAACAACTTTCAGTGCCAACGCGTACAATTATGACACCAGGTCCAGTAGAAGTTGAGCCTCGTGTTTTAAAAGCGCTATCTACACCGATTATTGGGCAGTACGATCCAGAATTTTTTAGAGTAATGGGGGAAGTATCCACCCTGTTAAAAACACCTTTTGAAACAACAAATGCACAGGCTTTTGTTGTAGATGGTACATCTCGTTCAGGTTTGGAAGCGGCTATGCTAGGTTTAGTTGAAAAAGGTGATCGTGTTTTAGTCCCTGCATATGGACGCTTTGGTTATTTATTTGTGGAATTAGCAGAGCGAGCGGGTGGTGAAGTTAAATTAATTGAAAAAACTTGGGGCGAAACATTCTCGCCAGAGGAAGTTATTGCAGCAATTAAAGAATTTAACCCAAAAGTAGTTGCTTTAGTTCATGGTGAAACATCAACCGGACAAATTCAAGAACTTAAAGAAATTGGTCAATATTGCCAAGAAAATGGTCATTTATTTTTAGTGGATGCAGTAGCTACTTTTTGCGGTGCACCTGTTAAAGTTGATGAATGGGGGATTGATATAGCTGTTGGTGGAACTCAAAAATGTTTAAGTGTTCCTTCCGGTATGTCACCAATTACCTACAATAAAAAAGTAGAAGATATTTTAACTTCACGTTATCAAATGGAATTAGGCCTGTCAGACGAACATCGCAACTCTGACTTTATTAAAAGTAACTACCTAGATTTAAGCCAAATCCAACGTTATTGGGGACCAGAACATATTAATCATCATACTGAAATGACTTCAATGATTTATGGGATCCATGAAGGGTTACGTATTGTTGAAGAAGAAACTTTAGAGGTGCGTTATGCACGTCATTCTTTAAATGAGAAGGCTATGATGGCTGGAATCAAGGCCATGGGTCTTAATTTATTTGGAAACCCTAAATCTAAAATGGTGACTGTTACATGTGTTGAAATCCCGAATGGTGTGGATGGAGAAGCTGTTCGAAGCACTCTTTTAAACGAGTTTGGTGTAGAAATTGCAAGCTCATTTGGTTCGTTAAAAGGAAAAATTTGGCGGATTGGAAATATGGGCTATAGTAGTCGAAAAGAAAATGTACTTCATACGCTTGGCGCATTGGAAGCAGCAATTCTTTACCATGGTGGAGAAATTATTAAAGGTGAAGCAACGTTAGCTGCAATGAAAGTCTATGGTAGTCAAAAATAAATAGTTTACTAAAAAGCTTCAGAAATTTGGAATTTTCTGGAGCTTTTTTAGTTATGTTTGATTAAGCATCTAAATCTAGAATAAGAAATTGAAAAAAAGTAGAAGGTACGGTATAATTGTAACTATAGTTATATTTAAAGGTTTAGAAAGGATTAGATGATGTCTTTTAAAAAAATAGCAATTATATTTAGTAGTATAGCTTTATTAATAGTTATAGGAATATATACAGGAAAAGCATTAACGTATCAAACCAAATTTTTACCAAAAACAATGATAAACGATATGGATATTTCTAATAAAACTGTTTTTCAAGTAAACAAAGAGCTACAGAAATCATATCGGGGAAAAACTTTTGTTGCCACGGAAGGTGGAATGGAATTATTTAAATTCACTGGGTCTGACGTAGGAATCACAGATGATTTTACTGAAAGTTTAACGCTGATAAAAGATCAACAAGATCAGTGGAGTTGGCCAATTCGAATCTTGAAAAATAAAGTTCAAAAAGAAAAACTCGAAAAAATCACTTACAATAAAGAAACTTTTGCTGGATTTTTCGCAGGATTGCCATTAGTGAGTGCTAATCGTATCAAGCCAGAGAATGCCAAAATAGAGAAAACCGAAAGTAATTTTAACTTAAAGCCAGAAGTTATGGGGAATACATTTGATTTAGATAAAGTGAAAGCTTCGTTGATTATGACAATCGAATCAGAAGAAACTCGGATTAGTTTAGATGATTATTATCAAAAACCAACTATTTATAAAGATAATCCTGAGCTAATCAAAATAACAAATGAAGCAAATAGCCTTAGTAAATTAGACATATCTTATTTAATTGTTGACCAAAAAGAAACTATTTCGGCAGAACGTTTATTTCAGTGGATTAGTTTAGATGCTGAAAATAATATTGTGATTGATGAAGATAAA
This Carnobacterium maltaromaticum DSM 20342 DNA region includes the following protein-coding sequences:
- a CDS encoding PucR family transcriptional regulator, which gives rise to MTTIGELLQIPRFSNIQVLNSHADLTKIVDTIEISETPDVAAYLPKNVFLLTTAMVFKDDPKGLCDMLRSLNALPAAGIGIKLGRFINELDPMVLAVADELGFPVLQIPSTVTLGTTSHQLLSYLWDTETEKLNFALDIQQKFSNMMIKGATLTSLTRHLGSILKRPVLLINPFLEVVAESRHLQNDPKFSNTTIEKIKPKLREAQSSGKEYSFLLEDEEENPLLVSVFPIMSSAYFPYLLVIFKADQIPYPFSQFAIEQANTVLSYTLYKNLKLTENLLNQKKDFFYQLSEKKLPAEAKLINWLDYGKDYGIIKSSYYRVIIINFEETLLDQTNQQLSDDRSYLSYEWLEKQINLHFKKALLFPIKHTHYYALLLQKSTNLLADKLVAIHNGLIDQLPISLNFSIGNEVTDPASIHFSFREAMDALDISLKEDVQPVVTFFQSKGLNKLIDYVPKEDIEHFCLVNLKSLAFPRSEMNRELRRTLKVYLESQCEITITAKKLFIHRNTVKYRIAKCEELFESPINDPKLSLNLRLALVLSDTEDQI
- a CDS encoding pyridoxal-phosphate-dependent aminotransferase family protein; the encoded protein is MIKQLSVPTRTIMTPGPVEVEPRVLKALSTPIIGQYDPEFFRVMGEVSTLLKTPFETTNAQAFVVDGTSRSGLEAAMLGLVEKGDRVLVPAYGRFGYLFVELAERAGGEVKLIEKTWGETFSPEEVIAAIKEFNPKVVALVHGETSTGQIQELKEIGQYCQENGHLFLVDAVATFCGAPVKVDEWGIDIAVGGTQKCLSVPSGMSPITYNKKVEDILTSRYQMELGLSDEHRNSDFIKSNYLDLSQIQRYWGPEHINHHTEMTSMIYGIHEGLRIVEEETLEVRYARHSLNEKAMMAGIKAMGLNLFGNPKSKMVTVTCVEIPNGVDGEAVRSTLLNEFGVEIASSFGSLKGKIWRIGNMGYSSRKENVLHTLGALEAAILYHGGEIIKGEATLAAMKVYGSQK
- a CDS encoding L,D-transpeptidase family protein, coding for MMSFKKIAIIFSSIALLIVIGIYTGKALTYQTKFLPKTMINDMDISNKTVFQVNKELQKSYRGKTFVATEGGMELFKFTGSDVGITDDFTESLTLIKDQQDQWSWPIRILKNKVQKEKLEKITYNKETFAGFFAGLPLVSANRIKPENAKIEKTESNFNLKPEVMGNTFDLDKVKASLIMTIESEETRISLDDYYQKPTIYKDNPELIKITNEANSLSKLDISYLIVDQKETISAERLFQWISLDAENNIVIDEDKVTSYLTELATKYSTKTKSRKFVSTKKGIVDVPPGIYGWTFLVNDEVNSLVADIRTKTNLQDREPKHEGSGYGVDIGKTYVEVDLTNQHMWFYKDGVVALETDVVTGKPTTPTPPGAFYIWNREPNAILRGVDYETPVKYWMPIDWDGVGIHDSNWQSAYGGNLYLTVGSHGCINTPPGVMEKLFAIAPVGTPVLVF